The Gossypium arboreum isolate Shixiya-1 chromosome 4, ASM2569848v2, whole genome shotgun sequence DNA segment atgttatgtaaatattttaatgtcataTTATATATACACTTTTACACTATGCATACATATTTTTAacattatattttatatgtatactcttaacatcatatatatatatatatatatatatatatatatatatcttgcacaaaattttaatactttactatatatatacctttatatattatatgtatattttagtattatGTTTTTATATCTATGTTTTAATaccatactatatatatattattatattttattacataattaGTACCCATGTTTTATTATACATAAATATACTCTTTTATTTGTGTTATTTTCGTATGTCATATTATTCATTTTTATactcattattttcattattgccacttaaatattattatttggtgtacatacatcttttattattattagtgtagtgggccaaatttgcccgggcccaCTAGAAACCCaaatatacaataaataaataaataaataaacttcaGTCCATTAAATAACCCTATCAGACCCAAACCCAATTTTAAAACTTGGCCCAAATTTACAAGGCCCGATAGGCCCAGAACACTAAACCAAGACTGAAGCCCTAGCAGCACGTGTTTGCCCCTCAGCATCCTCGGCCTCCGTACCGCCCCTGTACTCCCATGCTGCTCCAGCCTAGACCCATACCCCGTGCGCATGCCAACAGACTGGTATCTGCAAAACAAAAAGCAACAGCAATAGAGACAAACAGAGAGAACAGCACAAACACAACAGCaagaaaatttgtatttttgattttcttttcttttctcggCTATAAAGCTGAGGATAGTCAAATGTAAAGGGGGTCCCTTTTTTACGAAGGCAATATACTGCTCATTGACACCAAATACTAAAGAATCAAGCCCAAAAGTTTTGAAAGGTGGTTTTCcagatttattctttattttcctttGATTAGTTTACGTATTAGGCGAAAATACACAAAGGGGAACCCTCGATGCCGATGATGGCCCAAACATGTTAGATATTCACAGATGTGGGCGAGGATCGAGCAAtactaaaattttgtttaaatcttTGGTATTTATCTCATCTTTTTGAAAAAATATCATAGGATtcgcatttttttttaaaaaaaaaagaggaaagggGGCGAGGTTACCGGATTTCCAGAATCGCGGCTTCCGTTGGTAAGATCCGGCCATCATCCGCACCATTGGCCATCAAACTGATGAAGGTTAGTGGCTGTGTGATGAAATGAGCCCTTACAGAGCAAGGGTGCTGTTCTCCATCTATGTTTTGGAAAGAAAATGAATAAAAGAAAGGGGATTTTAGCACTAAAATCAAAACAGCACTGTTTATACCCATGGAGGTCCGCGTGCTACCCCGATAAAGGAGTTGGATCTGCGCCTTTTTTGCTTGTATGGGTAAATTGCGCGCTGGATCCCTCCTTTCGCGTGGTCCTCCGATTGCGCCCTATTTCTCTTCTTTGTCTTTCGTTAATTTGGCCCTATAGTTTCTGCGTTTTTCTATTTTAGTCTGTGATATAGCGTTGTGTTTTGGgcgtggaaaatttacaattgcAGTCCCCATACATTTATGTGCGTTGAGTATTGATCCATTTTACAATTACTTTAGTTGCAAATTATCCTCTCTATTTTACTGCACTCTTAATTTGGTCTTGTATTTGTATAATcggttattttaaaatatatttaatatgtttatgcCTTAATCCATGTTAATAATCTTGTTTGTTTATAtttgtataattattttgagatttttttattattttcatattatgtATCCTATTGctttaaatattttatacatatttatatactaatcattcttataatttttttttaaaataactattattttgaatattttaaaatcCTGTTTATATTACATTGTTTTAATATCTTATTAATAAGTGTtgtcaaaatatttatatatatgctaatacgtaaattatttaaaacatttcTTAACTTATGTTTAATTTACACGTCTTTGTGTACATATGATACTGTTTTGGAGTTCTATTTtgtgtttataaaattattatcttAAAAGGTGTCCCCATATTATGTTATCCAAGTACTTAATTTAGTATTTCTTATAAAATGGTATATATATAATCTATATGATAATATGATTTCACAGATTATTTTTATATGTCTGTTTTTTAAATGGAAAATTTATTATATGTACTATACCTTGCTATGTATTGTTATTACTTCACATTTGATATAATATTTAAGTTAtcattaagtatatatatatttttgtatttatatttaattcacatacattatcaaaaccatgatatttttaaatatatagttttttctttaaatttgtatttaatcatttttattaaatGCATAGTatgtaataaaattaaagttaattttataattcatattttgattTCATGTTGTGTAAACATACGATTATTTCTAAAATGTCTTCACATGTATATaacacatattaaattatttttactatggTACATGTTATTAGTTTCATGTAACttcatgtaaatatttttatgtatatatcctcTTTAAGTTacttatatgtataatatatttcttttttaGAACCATATTTTAAGCCATATAATCAATTCATTGTATATACTCTCATACTATCCTTATGTATGTATTATTTATATGTTCCATCAAATTCACATCGATTTGTTACataaaattttttatgttttatgttatttgttttaaatttcctttataaATATAGTTTTATGAATATGCATCactaaatttatgtattttactTAACATGTTTTTTTCTTTGtatgtgattttttttatatttatttcgttacatgtataatttatatattggttttttatatacattatcaatttcatgtttaaaaaaatataattatacttaaacttatttatatatatatgtactatGAATTTACAATGTACATTATATCTAATCATGTGTTTTAGTTATCTTTTACATtctatatattatttaagttatcatgCACATTGTAAATCTTTAAACGAaattgtgtttaaaatattttacgacgcgttttaatttaaactttatttttataatatcggTTTCAAAAAGGGTTATATATCCTTAGTTTTATACTAGTTGGTCAACCTATATTTTATATATCCGTTTATTTGTCATTATTGTGAAAAAAACTTTATACCTTATCACCTCTTTGATTTGAATTTTGTTTTGTGTATCTAGCGGTAGTCATATCAGATTATGCCGTGTACATTATCATTGCATATTGTTTAGTTATTTTATGTTATATCAATTATGCTCCATCCATGTTTAGAATTTCGACTATATTTGTCTTAGATTAGCCATACTTAATTTTTAGTTCACCAATCGATTGTATCTTATGTGCACGTTTACCCCATTCATCGTTTTTTACTTGACTCTCGAAATGTGGTCTTATGAAAcccatttttttaattaatttcatcttgtttcaaatcaaattaatatgttttaagaTAGTTTTACAAGTATTCATTCAAAATTCTTCAAAATAAAGACGAGGTTCGATATTTAGCAATTCgcaaaatcgtgccctaacgtgttgggttgcaattttgcgtttgctcaaaataatcgggCTTCCCTTCAAAATTCCAttcatatcttttaaaatttttaaaacaaaggcaatatCCGGCGTTTGACAAATCGAGAATCATGCCCTATTGTGTTGGGTTGTGGTTGCTGGTTTGCTCAAAATGATCGAACATTCCTTTACTTTCTCACTCATGTTTTAAAAAACGAATACTTAAAAACGAAGATGATGTTCAAtatttggcgatttgagaatcgagccctatcgGGCTGGGTTGCGCTCTTTCATTTGTCCAAAATAACTGAATATCTTCTCAGAACTTCACACGTATTTTCTAAAGACAAGGTAATGGTCAATGTTAGGGGATTCGAGGGATCGTGCCCTACTGTGGTGGGTTTCGGTTTTCCGTTGAACTAAATAGTGAGCATCCTTTTGggattttcaaattataaatttttggacgtcgaaacaagaagatttttgacaACTAACTCAGGTTATCCgaatattattaaaaagaatcacattttaaaaatatttttaactttagaCATGAGGACAATATTTAATctatttggtaccaattttgggcgtagtgagggtgctaatccttcttcatgcgtaaccgactcccgaacccattttctcaaaaGCCCGtggccaaaatcgttgttttagtaaatcaaaaaagttttattaaaataaccaaattcttaggtgatccgattacatcaaaacaaaaagatcggtggcgactccattttcgcttcccaaaaagtcgatccatcatttttaaatattttaaaaaaaatggtttaaaCAATTAGTATATAAATGTATTTTCCTTGTCTATATTGTTCCTAATATATATTGCACATGTTCATTTATACTATGTATCTAGTATGtatatatttagtattattaCACATATATCTTTTAGGCATTATACTTTCAtgtgtcatgtatatatgtcatgtattatattttgcatattatcttatgtacatattatcttatattattattactaagtgtattttatatttgttcatgccttgttttttattattatttcttttgtaaatatcattgttATTTTTTTCTAATGCTCTAGTgttcatgttaatatttttcattaataatGTCATTATTTGCATCGTTGATTTACTTAAAATTCTCACTTtataaatatctttcccatgttttaatcaatttcaataatcaaggcaatgtctcgatttaacattaagtcgtaaatttcatcgctatgttggacgAAATTTATCAGCTCATGTTAAAATGATACACCCTTCTCAAAAACtaaaaaaactaaaactaaaacttCTCGTCTTTGCAAttggatcacgactaaatgttgcattgaattcgtatttttgaaaatcaagacaacacatgtttatacgataccaattttgggcgtcatgaggtgctaataccttcctcgcagaaccAATtctcgaaccctaatttttctctggattttaacgtagacctaaactcagccttcttttgtttaaaaaatagatctaataggtgtccgatcacacctataaaaaagggatcggtggcgactcctttttatttcaaaatcgaacttcagttttcaaactttttcactagatcgccacaattagcgaccccaaaGTTAAAAATTTTCACGTCGCTACAGCTAGCGACTCCGTTGGGGACTAGTTTTTGAGAGTCGAATCGAATAAAacacgtgttgtcaaaattttcaaaatttcttgttcaaattaatatttagtcgtgattccaaaattgtgtttttgaaaaatcatgcATTCGTATTGCATTGTATATACTTTTCTAACCTGTTGCTTTTCAGCTTTAAGTTGTATGGTTTTAGTTTAGTTTTCAAATAAAAcataaaggtttgtgagtttctccctaCAGACCGTGCACTcgcattttgcataacatgagctctctacccgggctccgtccatttaagtgaaagtaaacgctatgccttcgtgagttaactcgtccctccgtacaggctagtgaatactttcgggttacatatgacttatgctttcgtgagttaacttgtccctccgcataggcataagtaaatgtaatccctcgaattgaactcgtgagcctgtgatgggctacgaccgaggcttcgtactaatcttagtacatgacagtacggacaattcgagtacctatctagaactgAAACCGCATATAGTAAACCGTACGAGCCACCCAATTAGAGctatgccgaacctctgtccatTAATAGTCACccaaataagtacacggggaaagTGCCTTTTGCCTTTCATTTTCTCTATTTATGCAAGAAAATTGAATCGGGTAGCTTAATTTGTTtctcaaattatatttgttgtggtTACTAACCAAgtctatttgtttttatttttattattcaccatgcatcataggcatttcgattaggaaggtgttgactagagattgGTTTCCAAAAAAagggtttctaatggaagagtcaattatacaaacaaccgagaaGAATGTCGTGGTttgggactggtctctaaaaactcagaaagaaaaaggggatagtctagtggagggatgtattgctAATCTGCCCGAGTacgtaactgtgaatgttcgccggaataaccttgaagatttggtctGGGTTTGGAATCAGCGGGACTTGGACACTAGGTGTATCCTCACCAAGAGATATGGAGACATAGCCAATTTGATTGCTGTCAACGTAGACGAACgattgattcaagccatggtcagattttgggatccAGCTTACCAATGTTTTACCTTCAATCTAGAAGATATGACTCCGACTATTGAGGAGTACGTTGCTTTGCTTCGTGTTAAAAATGCACAATTATATAAAGTATACGTGAAAGAGCCTAAGctgatgaccttcaagaaaaagttagtgaaattgacagacatgactgatcatgggccgaaaaacagataaagaagaaaaatgaaaccatttgcattccatggtcttccctacgagaattagttctgaaccatcccgacatgttgaAGAGAGTGAATCTATTTATTTTGGCTATTTATGGTTTGATCATCTTCCCGAAAGtccttggacacatagaagttgcgGTGGTAGATTTCTTCGAAATATTAAAGCAATGAATTAACCCTGTCCCAACTATCTTAGCCGAGATCTTCAGATCCTTAAACAATTGTAGGAAGGTGGGGAAGGGACGctttatcggatgcgcgcagttactaaatgtttggattttgagtcacttctgaaaagtagagcgcacaccgttccatatgttttcaaaaacatttgccCCGTTGGAAGCTTATCTCAAGAAAAAATGGCCAAAGGAAGTCACTGAACAGCATTGGGTctcagtttttcagaaccttcgcACCGAGGATATAACGTGGAGAGCACCGTGGATCCGCCCTTTGATTCTATTATACAAGGTTGGAAATCAAGATTGGGTACCACTAATCggattatggggaggagttggatatgccccGTTAttagtccaaaggcaattttcttcgcgacaattcatGCCTGccactggaggattagcacagtccGAGTTCGCTTTTGCGGGAGAAGGGTATATGAAGAGGGTCCGAGACATTGCAAAGTCTTGGCAGAAAATTCATTTGATGGAATTGGCTCTATATGCTGATACcctcacccaagattacgacatatggagaaAGCAATGAGTGAACAATTAGCAAATCTCATCAAGGAACTACaccgtccagaatcctttctcgggggaaatgccgtctgagctagaaatggcaagacaagaatttgagcgagaaaaggccaagatgtctcgggacctcagtgctcttcaagaggaaaactatCAATTGGAGATCGACGTTcagattgaaagatccagaaccgAGAAAGTGCAAAAAGAAGTTGAAGTCCTGAGAAATGACTTACAGGATCTCcatctggaaaataaaaagttaagaggcaCAATAAAGAATAATAGGCTGGGCAAGTCGTCAGCAGAATGGAAAGAAGAAAAAGCAACATTAAAAGCGGGATGAAATTTTGGAAAAGAAAAgcgaagaaagaggaggaaaagactGCACGAGCTATGATAGAACTGAGGAAGAAGAACACCAAATATGAAGCTGTGTCTGCCGAGGTAATGACTAGTCGATCTAAACGTCAAGAACTAAAAGAAAGGATACGAGAGTTAGAAGATATGCTGCAAGATCGTCAACAACAACTAGATACTCTCTTAAAGGCTTTGGAAGAAAAAGATAGTTAGTATGATAGAGACGTTCGCGCTTACGAAGAgggcctccaagaaaaagaaatgcaacttagctatttgatcaatgaagtTCATGGGGTAACCATGCACATGGTACAATTATCGGAAGAAGCTGAAATTCTCATTTGTCAATTCCCTCCAAGTCGAAAATCAAACATATCAGAGTTCTTAGCACTAGTAAAGAAATACggcgatatagctaggaagtttgtgtaatggTTGAATCgaaaatggaaaaatgttttgtaatgaactcttttgatgaatgaaatgcctaaataggggctatcttgaaatcaacatcCATTTCTTGCATATCTCTCATGATTGACATTCATTTATGCACTCATTCATTGCATATATCTATCCCATAATCATTCGCTAAAgttagaatcatataattcgcaGTCACAACACTTCAAATCTAGAATCACGCTATTCGTATAGAACGCGTCGACAAGCTAGGGCAATGGAGGCtgagttcaatgaaagaatcgaaaTAATGGAAAAAGTTCAACAGGAATTAAAAGAACAACTAGCTAAGTCACAGCAAGAGACAAGAGACTTagtggtgagatctcgagaagaatcactcgaacaaagggaccaaatggccaagatgatggagatgatgtcagctttagttaaaaGAAAGGGACCCATGCAGAGCCTTGACGTCGAGGAACCTCGATCAAGAGTGAATCACAGTCAAGATCCACTCtgtcccccaggattcactccaccgcatGCCCacacaacacaaagagggtacaccAAAGGGGAACCCACAGACCTGGAGCAACGGGCGATGCCACCTGCTCACATAGGGCAAAGAGTATTCGTATCAAACCCgagggctagtcctgctgatccactcgttccagatttggacgattcagcagaaatagccaagttgaaaacCGTTGACcacgaggctcaagagaagtataggagcttagaggaaagactcaaagtaatagagggtactgaagccttctctgcactaagtgccaaagagctcagtttggtgctcgatctggttctgcctccaaagttcaaggtgcctgatttcgaaaaaatacgatggcacgagatgCCCAAAGgaacatcttgtcatgttttgccagaaaatgactagttacgtgaatgaagacaagctactcatacattgttttcaggatagtctagtaggatcggctcttcggtggtacaaccaacttagtagggaaaagattcgatcctggaaagacttggcatcagcattctgtgagtaatacaagcatgtatcggatatggtgcctgatcgaatgaccctacaaatgatggaaaagaaaccagcagaaacctttagacaatatgcgcaaagatggagggacatctcggcccaagtggaacccccactaacaaaaaaagagataaccgttctcttcatcaacactttgtggatattgtaatatccggtgagcttatagagaatgccgtcaaaagcggtagaatggaaggtcaagaaagttcaagaagggtagcgcccatgaagaagaaagaatcagaagcccatatggtgggaatgggaagccgttatacccctaatacatatccaaaccaaccccgacctcaaaattatcctcctccgaatttctattatcctcctcagaccccttactaccaagcaccacctcctcCCTACCCTGTATACACCATGAACAACCAAAGGCCCGTCactacattcccacaaaacactctacccgctcaaagccaaaccagaaatgaaccaagaccaataAGGCCCAATCCTGAGAAacagcaattcacccctattcctgtgtcgtatggggaactgtacccaaaactcttggagaagcagttaatatctccccattacatggcccccTAAAACctcatacccgaaatggtacgatccaaatgctagttgtgcataccatgctgggaaccaggggcactctacgGAAAACTGCCTGGCCTTCAAAAGGAGAGTCTAAAGACTTATCGATGTGGGTATTCTGTGATTTGATGGCACCGGTGGTACATCCGGgaacccattcccaaaccacaccgaagggaatgtgagcgcagtgggagaggaggacaaacaacaaagtagaagatgggtttctgaaataagaacacctctaCAGAAAATTTGGGAGGTACTAGCTAAAAAGGGGTTGCTCTGTCATCTTAATAGAATATTTGaaggaagaaatgaaaaaggtCATTTTTTTACGAATTCCATGGTTTTAAAGGACACAACATTCAGTCTTGCGAGGAGTTCAGGAGATTACTGCAAAACATGATGGATAATAAAGAGATTGAGATCTTTTATGAAGGAGAGAAgccgatagaggagaaatatgcgccTCTGACCATCAATGGTCTGGTTTCCTGTATAGCGCCGACCGactgttaataatttattatgacgcgaagaaggagccggtaAAACCAAAAGTGATAATCGAGGTACCATTTCCTTTCCCCTACAAGGACgataaagcagtaccatggaaatatgacgtcAATATTGTCATACCTGAAGATGAAAAAACCAGAGCCATGATTGGAAGCGTTGGGGAAGTAGATCATTTCACTcatagtggaagatgttattcgaaagaggtcgaaccagtgaagaagaacagtgacttgaaacagaaaaaAAAAGCACCAATGCGTGTGACCGAAGATGAGCATGAAACTGTGCCTGAgcaagaagctaaaaagcctgtggacgaggaggaagtacaagaattcttaaaatttattaagcacagtgagtacaacgtggtggaacaattgagtaagcagtaAGCACGAATTTCGGTATTATCTCTGCTGTTAAATTCAGAACCTCATCGGAACGCCTTGTtaaaggtgttgaatcaagcttacatggcaaacaatatatccgttgaaaaactggataggtgggtgaacaacttgaatgcggataatttcatttcttttagtgatgattaaatatcgcccaatggtagaggctcagtgaaagcattgcatatcacaacccgttgtaagggctatataataccgaacgtgctcatcaataatggatcggcactcaatgtcatgcctttagcCACACTTTCTAAgattccgatggatttgtcctatctaaggccctaccattctacagtaagggcattcgatggagcAAGATGAGAAGTCATGGAAAAATCAAGATCtctctagaagtgggtccctatatatatgatgttgagtttcaagtcatggacattacactatcatacaattgtctcttgggaagaccttggatccattctgctggagtagtcccatcatccctccatcaaaaggtgaaattcatcatggatggttgtttggtcaccgtcgagggagaagaagatattgtagcatctatttctaccgacgcaccatacattgaagtgagtaaagatgctTTAGAATAttcctttcgatcccttgaatttttcaatgccacattcgtcgctgagggaaacagaattcccgaGCCAAAACTGTCAAGAAATACCAAGATGGGTGTCAAACTgactgtaggaaggggagctcgagcgagaaaaggtttagggagatatctgcaaggaatagtcagggctctaaagccagtacaccacaaggcccgatacggtttggggttccagccagacatacgtcaaagaagaaaacaatggaagaaggatcaggagagaaggattgcgagaactttgggccgagaagtagaatgggagcccataacgtaccctcctttgtcaaaaacatttatatTTGCAGGGATGATATACCCCggacaggataatatacaaaTCACGCTGTTATTAATTAAAAGgagtcttcagaatgtcagtataaatgtcattgacaaaggaagtgaggCTATTAAAAATGTTTcaatgatacgcccttgtcctcctagtttcatgttgaacaattggaccaccgaggaccttcttgtagtttataagtcttcagagtaatgctcaaacattaaccctctattgtgtccttagatataatagaattcttttgtaagagcttgcatttgctctttatcatttaaatgaatatcaatgaagatgcattatctttcgcattatcactaatttcatgatcatcttctcatttcatagcctatctgtacatttgcctcatatcatgccataacatttcgtttgttggttccaatagtgggatgcccctctatagtttcctttttcattcaactttcaggtgctcagatatcaacagcatgaacaaacccgttacgagtcctgaaatcgattttgagaaggctatttgtttaggagaatttgaagttgaagaaaatgctgaagactatgtctcgtcttcTGACCtgctaagaatggtagaacaagaggataaacaaattttgcctcatcaagaatctgttgaaacaataaatttgggaattgaagaaaagaagcaagaggtgaagattgggacctccatTTCAGGGAGCACCAGGaataatttgattgctttactcctcgagtacaaagatgtattcgcatggtcatatcaagacatgccaggattggatgaagatgtagtagtccataagctcccattaaagccagaatgcaaactcattcaacaaaagctaagacggatgagacctgagatgttgttgaaaataaaagaagaagtcaagaaacaatttgatgtgggcttcctacaagcctccaaatatccagagtgggtggctaacatagtctcggtaccaaagaaagacggcaaagtacgaatgtgcataGATTATAGTGACCTGAaccgagcaagtcctaaagataattttcccttgccacacattgatacgttgatggataacacagcaaagcattcattgttttctttcatggatggattctcggggtataaacaaatcaagatggcccctgaggataaggagaaaactaccttcgtaacaatgtggggaacattctgctataaggtgatgccatttgggttaaagaatgctggggcaacatatcagagggctatggtaacattattccatgacatgatgcataaagaaatagaggtctacgtcgataatatgattgctaagtcccgaggggaagaagagcatgtagcgaacttgaagaagttgttcgacagactgagaaagttccagctaaagctcaatccggccaaatgtacgtttggggctacctcaggaaaattgcttggcttcattgtcagcgagagaggcattgaagttgatccagataaaataaaattcattcaagagttaccacccccgcgcacgcaaaaggaagtcaaaggatttttagggagattaaattacatcgcccgatttatcgctcaacttaccaaccgatgcgacccaatctttcgactccttcgaaaacataatcccggagaatggaacgaggagtgccaagtgtcttttgacaagataaaacagtatttgtctaatcctccagtgctagtaccgccaatgccgggaagaccattgatattatatttgactgtgtttgagaattcaatgggttgcgtactggggcaacatgacgagtcaggaaagaaagaaaaggcgatctactacctcagcaaaaaagttta contains these protein-coding regions:
- the LOC128291498 gene encoding uncharacterized protein LOC128291498, translating into MGINSAVLILVLKSPFFYSFSFQNIDGEQHPCSVRAHFITQPLTFISLMANGADDGRILPTEAAILEIRYQSVGMRTGYGSRLEQHGSTGAVRRPRMLRGKHVLLGLQSWFSVLGLSGLVNLGQVLKLGLGLIGLFNGLKFIYLFIYCIFGFLVGPGKFGPLH